From Rutidosis leptorrhynchoides isolate AG116_Rl617_1_P2 chromosome 3, CSIRO_AGI_Rlap_v1, whole genome shotgun sequence, a single genomic window includes:
- the LOC139895720 gene encoding transcription elongation factor TFIIS-like, protein METELKELFEAAKKAADAAVNSPVEEERCIDALKSLKTYPVNYQLLVTTQVGKRLRQLTKHPRKKIQSLAAELVEIWKNIILEETLKNKKNGSLDTKDSVKSEHGAETSDKKVQRVNSIKVEKPGHSATSSSSSEKKPDAVKVEKKTNSVGPPKLTSLVYCKDPVRDKIRELLSEALCKVHGEIDDELRDEANASDPYRVAVSVESAMFEKWGRSNGAQKFKYRSIMFNIKDPKNPDFRRKVLLGHVKPDRILELTPEEMASTERQMENGKIKEKALFDCERGLPPKATTDEFKCGRCGKRKCTYYQLQTRSADEPMTTFVTCVNCDNHWKFC, encoded by the exons ATGGAGACAGAGCTGAAAGAGCTATTTGAAGCGGCGAAGAAAGCTGCCGACGCCGCCGTAAATTCACCGGTGGAGGAAGAACGATGTATTGATGCTTTAAAATCGCTGAAGACTTATCCTGTTAATTATCAACTTCTTGTTACCACTCAG GTGGGCAAGCGTCTTCGTCAGCTAACAAAACACCCAAGAAAAAAGATTCAGTCCCTAGCTGCTGAGCTGGTCGAAATTTGGAAAAATATAATACTTGAAGAAACATTAAAGAATAAGAAAAATGGAAGCTTGGACACCAAAGATTCTGTAAAATCCGAGCATGGTGCCGAGACATCCGACAAAAAAGTCCAGAGAGTAAACTCAATCAAGGTTGAAAAACCTGGTCACAGTGCCACGTCATCTTCTTCTTCAGAGAAAAAACCTGATGCTGTAAAAGTTGAGAAAAAAACAAATAGTGTGGGTCCACCAAAGCTGACATCTCTTGTTTATTGTAAGGATCCAGTACGAGACAAAATTCGTGAGCTTCTTTCAGAGGCGTTATGCAAAGTGCACGGGGAGATTGATGATGAATTGAGGGATGAAGCGAACGCATCTGATCCGTACAGAGTTGCTGTTTCGGTTGAGTCAGCAATGTTTGAAAAGTGGGGAAGATCTAACGGTGCACAGAAGTTCAAATACAGGTCAATAATGTTTAATATTAAAGATCCAAAAAACCCGGATTTTAGAAGGAAAGTGTTGCTTGGGCATGTAAAGCCAGATAGGATTCTGGAGTTGACCCCTGAAGAAATGGCGAGTACTGAAAGACAGATGGAAAATGGGAAAATAAAGGAGAAAGCTTTATTTGATTGCGAACGTGGTTTGCCACCTAAGGCTACAACCGATGAATTCAAGTGTGGACGTTGTGGGAAGAGGAAATGCACTTACTACCAGCTGCAGACTCGAAGTGCTGATGAACCTATGACTACGTTTGTAACATGCGTAAACTGCGATAACCATTGGAAGTTCTGTTAA